In Opisthocomus hoazin isolate bOpiHoa1 chromosome 17, bOpiHoa1.hap1, whole genome shotgun sequence, one DNA window encodes the following:
- the SRRM1 gene encoding serine/arginine repetitive matrix protein 1 isoform X4, which yields MDAGFFRGTSAEQDNRFSNKQKKLLKQLKFAECLEKKVDMSKVNLEVIKPWITKRVTEILGFEDDVVIEFIFNQLEVKNPDSKMMQINLTGFLNGKNAREFMGELWPLLLSAQENIAGIPTAFLELKKEEIKQRQIEQEKLASMKKQDEDKEKRDKEDKDNREKRDRSRSPRRRKSRSPSPRRRSSPVRRERKRSHSRSPHHRTKSRSATPAPEKKEATPEPEPSVKPKETVVQEATPNSDIPKAPKPEPPVPETKENSPERNSKKEREKEKEKTRQRSPTRSKSRSRSRSRSPSHSRPRRRHRSRSRRPSPRRRPSPRRRTPPRRMPPPPRHRRSRSPVRRRRRSSASLSGSSSSSSSSRSRSPPKKPPKRTVSSPPRKTRRLSPSASPPRRRHRPSPPASPPPKPRRSPTPQQSNRARKSRGSISPSRASAPKHKSTEKRESPSPAPKPRKAELSESEEDKGGKMAAADSVQQRRQYRRQNQQSSSDSGSSSSTEEERPKRSNVKNGEVGRRRRHSHSRSPSPSPRKRQKESSPRMQMEKRWQSPVMKSRRRRSPSPPPARRRRSPSPAPPPRRRRSPSLPRRRSPSPPPRRRSPSPRRYSPPIQRRYSPSPPPKRRTASPPPPPKRRASPSPQSKRRVSHSPPPKQRSSPAAKRRSPSISSKHRKGSPPSRSNRETRSPPQNKRHSPSPRPRASHTSASPPPPRRGASASPQRRQSPSPSTRPIRRVSRTPEPKKTKASTPSPRSARRVSSSRSASGSPEPAPKKHQGPPSPTRSCSPSANWSPAKKAKSPTQSPSPARNSDQEGGGKKKKKKKDKKHKKDKKHKKHKKHKKEKAAAAATAAAVAAADTTSAQEDQEAEAEPKKETESEPEDNLDDLEKHLREKALRSMRKAQVSPPS from the exons GGAACAAGTGCAGAACAGGACAATCGCTTCAGCAACAAGCAGAAGAAGCTGTTGAAGCAGTTGAAATTTGCAGAATGCTTAGAAAAGAAG GTGGACATGAGCAAAGTAAATCTGGAAGTAATCAAACCATGGATAACAAAACGAGTAACAGAAATCCTTGGATTTGAAGATGATGTAGTAATTGAATTTATATTCAACCAGTTGGAAGTGAAG AATCCAGATTCCAAAATGATGCAAATCAACCTGACTGGTTTTTTGAATGGGAAAAATGCTAGGGAGTTCATGGGAGAACTGTGGCCACTGCTGTTAAGTGCACAAGAAAACATTGCTGGTATTCCAACTGCATTTCTGgaactgaagaaggaagaaataaaacagcgaCAG ATAGAGCAAGAGAAACTGGCTTCTATGAAGAAACAAGATGAAGACAAGGAGAAGAGGGATAAGGAAGACaaagacaacagagaaaaaagagacAGATCCAGGAGTCCGAGAAG ACGCAAATCACGATCTCCGTCCCCTCGAAGGAGGTCGTCACCTGTCAGAAGAGAGCGGAAACGCAGCCATTCTCGCTCCCCTCATCACAGAACCAAGAGCCGTAGTGCTACTCCTGCACCGGAAAAGAAAGAGGCAACTCCTGAGCCAGAACCCTCTGTGAAACCAAAGGAGACTGTTGTTCAAGAGGCAACTCCAAACAG TGATATCCCAAAAGCTCCTAAACCTGAACCTCCTGTACCAGAGACTAAGGAAAATTCACCAGAACGTAATtcaaagaaggagagagagaaggaaaaagagaagactcGTCAAAGATCCCCAACACGGTCCAAGTCAAGGTCAAGATCTCGATCGCGTTCTCCATCTCATTCTCGACCAAGAAGGCGTCATAGGTCACGGTCAAG GCGACCAAGCCCAAGACGACGGCCATCTCCAAGGAGAAGGACCCCTCCACGGCGAATGCCTCCCCCACCCAGACACAGAAGAAGCAGATCCCCTGTGAGGCG GAGAAGACGGTCATCAGCATCCTTATCTGGCAGtagctcttcctcttcctcctcacgtTCCCGATCACCACCAAAGAAACCACCTAAAAGAACTGTATCCAGTCCTCCTCGTAAAACACGTAGGCTGTCTCCTTCAGCAAGCCCTCCGAGGCGGAGGCACAGACCATCCCCACCAGCAAGTCCACCTCCAAAACCACGTAGGTCGCCAACACCCCAGCAGTCGAATCGTGCAAGAAAAAGCCGTGGCTCCATTTCGCCTAGCAGAGCATCAG CACCCAAACATAAGAGTACTGAAAAAAGAGAATCTCCTTCGCCAGCACCCAAACCAAGGAAAGCAGAACTGTCTGAATCAG aagaagataaaggaggTAAAATGGCTGCAGCAGACTCTGTTCAACAGAGGCGTCAGTACAGAAGGCAAAATCAACAGTCTTCATCTG ATTCTGGTTCTTCGTCTTCAACTGAAGAGGAAAGACCTAAAAGATCCAATGTGAAGAATGGGGAAGTTGGTAGACGCCGACGCCATTCGCATTCACGCAGTCCATCGCCGTCTCCGCGAAAACGACAGAAGGAATCCTCTCCTCG GATGCAGATGGAAAAGAGGTGGCAATCGCCAGTGATGAAAAG TAGGAGGAGGAGAAGTCCATCGCCCCCCCCAGCCAGGCGGCGACGCTCCCCTTCACCTGCCCCTCCTCCTAGGCGGCGGCGGTCGCCTTCATTACCTCGTCGAAG GTCTCCATCACCACCTCCACGCAGACGTTCGCCTTCTCCGCGAAGATACTCCCCACCGATACAGAGACGCTACTCTCCTTCTCCACCACCGAAGAGAAGAacggcttctcctcctcccccacctAAACGAAGGGCATCACCTTCTCCACAGTCAAAACGCAGAGTCTCCCATtcaccaccaccaaaacaaaGGAGCTCGCCAGCCGCTAAAAGGCGTTCACCTTCGATATCTTCCAAGCACAGGAAGGGATCTCCTCCCAGTAGGTCCAATCGGGAAACACGTTCTCCACCACAAAACAAAAGGCATTCACCTTCACCACGGCCTAGAGCTTCTCATACCTCCGCAAGCCCACCACCACCACGACGGGGAGCTTCAGCTTCACCCCAGAGAAGACAGTCTCCATCTCCAAGCACTAGACCCATCAGGAGGGTGTCAAGAACACCAGAACCTAAGAAGACAAA GGCTTCCACACCAAGTCCGCGATCTGCGAGGCGGGTGTCCTCATCACGATCTGCATCAGGATCACCTGAGCCAGCACCGAAAAAACATCAAGGACCCCCATCTCCTACTCGGTCTTGTTCTCCTTCTGCAAACTGGTCACCTGCAAAAAAGGCTAAAAGCCCAACTCAGAGCCCATCGCCTGCACGG AATTCAGATCAAGAAGGGggtggaaagaagaagaagaaaaagaaggataaGAAgcataaaaaggataaaaagcaCAAGAAACACAAAAAACATAAGAAGGAGAAGGCTGCAGCGGCTGCAACAGCCGCTGCTGTGGCTGCGGCCGATACCACCTCAGCACAGGAAGACCAGGAAGCAGAGGCAGAACCCAAAAAG GAGACGGAAAGTGAACCAGAAGACAACCTGGATGATCTAGAAAAACACCTGCGAGAGAAGGCACTGAGGTCAATGAGGAAGGCGCAAGTGTCCCCACCATCCTAG
- the SRRM1 gene encoding serine/arginine repetitive matrix protein 1 isoform X6, producing the protein MDAGFFRGTSAEQDNRFSNKQKKLLKQLKFAECLEKKVDMSKVNLEVIKPWITKRVTEILGFEDDVVIEFIFNQLEVKNPDSKMMQINLTGFLNGKNAREFMGELWPLLLSAQENIAGIPTAFLELKKEEIKQRQIEQEKLASMKKQDEDKEKRDKEDKDNREKRDRSRSPRRRKSRSPSPRRRSSPVRRERKRSHSRSPHHRTKSRSATPAPEKKEATPEPEPSVKPKETVVQEATPNSDIPKAPKPEPPVPETKENSPERNSKKEREKEKEKTRQRSPTRSKSRSRSRSRSPSHSRPRRRHRSRSRRRPSPRRRPSPRRRTPPRRMPPPPRHRRSRSPVRRRRRSSASLSGSSSSSSSSRSRSPPKKPPKRTVSSPPRKTRRLSPSASPPRRRHRPSPPASPPPKPRRSPTPQQSNRARKSRGSISPSRASAPKHKSTEKRESPSPAPKPRKAELSESEEDKGGKMAAADSVQQRRQYRRQNQQSSSDSGSSSSTEEERPKRSNVKNGEVGRRRRHSHSRSPSPSPRKRQKESSPRRRRRSPSPPPARRRRSPSPAPPPRRRRSPSLPRRRSPSPPPRRRSPSPRRYSPPIQRRYSPSPPPKRRTASPPPPPKRRASPSPQSKRRVSHSPPPKQRSSPAAKRRSPSISSKHRKGSPPSRSNRETRSPPQNKRHSPSPRPRASHTSASPPPPRRGASASPQRRQSPSPSTRPIRRVSRTPEPKKTKASTPSPRSARRVSSSRSASGSPEPAPKKHQGPPSPTRSCSPSANWSPAKKAKSPTQSPSPARNSDQEGGGKKKKKKKDKKHKKDKKHKKHKKHKKEKAAAAATAAAVAAADTTSAQEDQEAEAEPKKETESEPEDNLDDLEKHLREKALRSMRKAQVSPPS; encoded by the exons GGAACAAGTGCAGAACAGGACAATCGCTTCAGCAACAAGCAGAAGAAGCTGTTGAAGCAGTTGAAATTTGCAGAATGCTTAGAAAAGAAG GTGGACATGAGCAAAGTAAATCTGGAAGTAATCAAACCATGGATAACAAAACGAGTAACAGAAATCCTTGGATTTGAAGATGATGTAGTAATTGAATTTATATTCAACCAGTTGGAAGTGAAG AATCCAGATTCCAAAATGATGCAAATCAACCTGACTGGTTTTTTGAATGGGAAAAATGCTAGGGAGTTCATGGGAGAACTGTGGCCACTGCTGTTAAGTGCACAAGAAAACATTGCTGGTATTCCAACTGCATTTCTGgaactgaagaaggaagaaataaaacagcgaCAG ATAGAGCAAGAGAAACTGGCTTCTATGAAGAAACAAGATGAAGACAAGGAGAAGAGGGATAAGGAAGACaaagacaacagagaaaaaagagacAGATCCAGGAGTCCGAGAAG ACGCAAATCACGATCTCCGTCCCCTCGAAGGAGGTCGTCACCTGTCAGAAGAGAGCGGAAACGCAGCCATTCTCGCTCCCCTCATCACAGAACCAAGAGCCGTAGTGCTACTCCTGCACCGGAAAAGAAAGAGGCAACTCCTGAGCCAGAACCCTCTGTGAAACCAAAGGAGACTGTTGTTCAAGAGGCAACTCCAAACAG TGATATCCCAAAAGCTCCTAAACCTGAACCTCCTGTACCAGAGACTAAGGAAAATTCACCAGAACGTAATtcaaagaaggagagagagaaggaaaaagagaagactcGTCAAAGATCCCCAACACGGTCCAAGTCAAGGTCAAGATCTCGATCGCGTTCTCCATCTCATTCTCGACCAAGAAGGCGTCATAGGTCACGGTCAAG AAGGCGACCAAGCCCAAGACGACGGCCATCTCCAAGGAGAAGGACCCCTCCACGGCGAATGCCTCCCCCACCCAGACACAGAAGAAGCAGATCCCCTGTGAGGCG GAGAAGACGGTCATCAGCATCCTTATCTGGCAGtagctcttcctcttcctcctcacgtTCCCGATCACCACCAAAGAAACCACCTAAAAGAACTGTATCCAGTCCTCCTCGTAAAACACGTAGGCTGTCTCCTTCAGCAAGCCCTCCGAGGCGGAGGCACAGACCATCCCCACCAGCAAGTCCACCTCCAAAACCACGTAGGTCGCCAACACCCCAGCAGTCGAATCGTGCAAGAAAAAGCCGTGGCTCCATTTCGCCTAGCAGAGCATCAG CACCCAAACATAAGAGTACTGAAAAAAGAGAATCTCCTTCGCCAGCACCCAAACCAAGGAAAGCAGAACTGTCTGAATCAG aagaagataaaggaggTAAAATGGCTGCAGCAGACTCTGTTCAACAGAGGCGTCAGTACAGAAGGCAAAATCAACAGTCTTCATCTG ATTCTGGTTCTTCGTCTTCAACTGAAGAGGAAAGACCTAAAAGATCCAATGTGAAGAATGGGGAAGTTGGTAGACGCCGACGCCATTCGCATTCACGCAGTCCATCGCCGTCTCCGCGAAAACGACAGAAGGAATCCTCTCCTCG TAGGAGGAGGAGAAGTCCATCGCCCCCCCCAGCCAGGCGGCGACGCTCCCCTTCACCTGCCCCTCCTCCTAGGCGGCGGCGGTCGCCTTCATTACCTCGTCGAAG GTCTCCATCACCACCTCCACGCAGACGTTCGCCTTCTCCGCGAAGATACTCCCCACCGATACAGAGACGCTACTCTCCTTCTCCACCACCGAAGAGAAGAacggcttctcctcctcccccacctAAACGAAGGGCATCACCTTCTCCACAGTCAAAACGCAGAGTCTCCCATtcaccaccaccaaaacaaaGGAGCTCGCCAGCCGCTAAAAGGCGTTCACCTTCGATATCTTCCAAGCACAGGAAGGGATCTCCTCCCAGTAGGTCCAATCGGGAAACACGTTCTCCACCACAAAACAAAAGGCATTCACCTTCACCACGGCCTAGAGCTTCTCATACCTCCGCAAGCCCACCACCACCACGACGGGGAGCTTCAGCTTCACCCCAGAGAAGACAGTCTCCATCTCCAAGCACTAGACCCATCAGGAGGGTGTCAAGAACACCAGAACCTAAGAAGACAAA GGCTTCCACACCAAGTCCGCGATCTGCGAGGCGGGTGTCCTCATCACGATCTGCATCAGGATCACCTGAGCCAGCACCGAAAAAACATCAAGGACCCCCATCTCCTACTCGGTCTTGTTCTCCTTCTGCAAACTGGTCACCTGCAAAAAAGGCTAAAAGCCCAACTCAGAGCCCATCGCCTGCACGG AATTCAGATCAAGAAGGGggtggaaagaagaagaagaaaaagaaggataaGAAgcataaaaaggataaaaagcaCAAGAAACACAAAAAACATAAGAAGGAGAAGGCTGCAGCGGCTGCAACAGCCGCTGCTGTGGCTGCGGCCGATACCACCTCAGCACAGGAAGACCAGGAAGCAGAGGCAGAACCCAAAAAG GAGACGGAAAGTGAACCAGAAGACAACCTGGATGATCTAGAAAAACACCTGCGAGAGAAGGCACTGAGGTCAATGAGGAAGGCGCAAGTGTCCCCACCATCCTAG
- the SRRM1 gene encoding serine/arginine repetitive matrix protein 1 isoform X5 — MDAGFFRGTSAEQDNRFSNKQKKLLKQLKFAECLEKKVDMSKVNLEVIKPWITKRVTEILGFEDDVVIEFIFNQLEVKNPDSKMMQINLTGFLNGKNAREFMGELWPLLLSAQENIAGIPTAFLELKKEEIKQRQIEQEKLASMKKQDEDKEKRDKEDKDNREKRDRSRSPRRRKSRSPSPRRRSSPVRRERKRSHSRSPHHRTKSRSATPAPEKKEATPEPEPSVKPKETVVQEATPNSDIPKAPKPEPPVPETKENSPERNSKKEREKEKEKTRQRSPTRSKSRSRSRSRSPSHSRPRRRHRSRSRCYSPRRRPSPRRRPSPRRRTPPRRMPPPPRHRRSRSPVRRRRRSSASLSGSSSSSSSSRSRSPPKKPPKRTVSSPPRKTRRLSPSASPPRRRHRPSPPASPPPKPRRSPTPQQSNRARKSRGSISPSRASAPKHKSTEKRESPSPAPKPRKAELSESEEDKGGKMAAADSVQQRRQYRRQNQQSSSDSGSSSSTEEERPKRSNVKNGEVGRRRRHSHSRSPSPSPRKRQKESSPRRRRRSPSPPPARRRRSPSPAPPPRRRRSPSLPRRRSPSPPPRRRSPSPRRYSPPIQRRYSPSPPPKRRTASPPPPPKRRASPSPQSKRRVSHSPPPKQRSSPAAKRRSPSISSKHRKGSPPSRSNRETRSPPQNKRHSPSPRPRASHTSASPPPPRRGASASPQRRQSPSPSTRPIRRVSRTPEPKKTKASTPSPRSARRVSSSRSASGSPEPAPKKHQGPPSPTRSCSPSANWSPAKKAKSPTQSPSPARNSDQEGGGKKKKKKKDKKHKKDKKHKKHKKHKKEKAAAAATAAAVAAADTTSAQEDQEAEAEPKKETESEPEDNLDDLEKHLREKALRSMRKAQVSPPS, encoded by the exons GGAACAAGTGCAGAACAGGACAATCGCTTCAGCAACAAGCAGAAGAAGCTGTTGAAGCAGTTGAAATTTGCAGAATGCTTAGAAAAGAAG GTGGACATGAGCAAAGTAAATCTGGAAGTAATCAAACCATGGATAACAAAACGAGTAACAGAAATCCTTGGATTTGAAGATGATGTAGTAATTGAATTTATATTCAACCAGTTGGAAGTGAAG AATCCAGATTCCAAAATGATGCAAATCAACCTGACTGGTTTTTTGAATGGGAAAAATGCTAGGGAGTTCATGGGAGAACTGTGGCCACTGCTGTTAAGTGCACAAGAAAACATTGCTGGTATTCCAACTGCATTTCTGgaactgaagaaggaagaaataaaacagcgaCAG ATAGAGCAAGAGAAACTGGCTTCTATGAAGAAACAAGATGAAGACAAGGAGAAGAGGGATAAGGAAGACaaagacaacagagaaaaaagagacAGATCCAGGAGTCCGAGAAG ACGCAAATCACGATCTCCGTCCCCTCGAAGGAGGTCGTCACCTGTCAGAAGAGAGCGGAAACGCAGCCATTCTCGCTCCCCTCATCACAGAACCAAGAGCCGTAGTGCTACTCCTGCACCGGAAAAGAAAGAGGCAACTCCTGAGCCAGAACCCTCTGTGAAACCAAAGGAGACTGTTGTTCAAGAGGCAACTCCAAACAG TGATATCCCAAAAGCTCCTAAACCTGAACCTCCTGTACCAGAGACTAAGGAAAATTCACCAGAACGTAATtcaaagaaggagagagagaaggaaaaagagaagactcGTCAAAGATCCCCAACACGGTCCAAGTCAAGGTCAAGATCTCGATCGCGTTCTCCATCTCATTCTCGACCAAGAAGGCGTCATAGGTCACGGTCAAG GTGTTACTCCCCTAGAAGGCGACCAAGCCCAAGACGACGGCCATCTCCAAGGAGAAGGACCCCTCCACGGCGAATGCCTCCCCCACCCAGACACAGAAGAAGCAGATCCCCTGTGAGGCG GAGAAGACGGTCATCAGCATCCTTATCTGGCAGtagctcttcctcttcctcctcacgtTCCCGATCACCACCAAAGAAACCACCTAAAAGAACTGTATCCAGTCCTCCTCGTAAAACACGTAGGCTGTCTCCTTCAGCAAGCCCTCCGAGGCGGAGGCACAGACCATCCCCACCAGCAAGTCCACCTCCAAAACCACGTAGGTCGCCAACACCCCAGCAGTCGAATCGTGCAAGAAAAAGCCGTGGCTCCATTTCGCCTAGCAGAGCATCAG CACCCAAACATAAGAGTACTGAAAAAAGAGAATCTCCTTCGCCAGCACCCAAACCAAGGAAAGCAGAACTGTCTGAATCAG aagaagataaaggaggTAAAATGGCTGCAGCAGACTCTGTTCAACAGAGGCGTCAGTACAGAAGGCAAAATCAACAGTCTTCATCTG ATTCTGGTTCTTCGTCTTCAACTGAAGAGGAAAGACCTAAAAGATCCAATGTGAAGAATGGGGAAGTTGGTAGACGCCGACGCCATTCGCATTCACGCAGTCCATCGCCGTCTCCGCGAAAACGACAGAAGGAATCCTCTCCTCG TAGGAGGAGGAGAAGTCCATCGCCCCCCCCAGCCAGGCGGCGACGCTCCCCTTCACCTGCCCCTCCTCCTAGGCGGCGGCGGTCGCCTTCATTACCTCGTCGAAG GTCTCCATCACCACCTCCACGCAGACGTTCGCCTTCTCCGCGAAGATACTCCCCACCGATACAGAGACGCTACTCTCCTTCTCCACCACCGAAGAGAAGAacggcttctcctcctcccccacctAAACGAAGGGCATCACCTTCTCCACAGTCAAAACGCAGAGTCTCCCATtcaccaccaccaaaacaaaGGAGCTCGCCAGCCGCTAAAAGGCGTTCACCTTCGATATCTTCCAAGCACAGGAAGGGATCTCCTCCCAGTAGGTCCAATCGGGAAACACGTTCTCCACCACAAAACAAAAGGCATTCACCTTCACCACGGCCTAGAGCTTCTCATACCTCCGCAAGCCCACCACCACCACGACGGGGAGCTTCAGCTTCACCCCAGAGAAGACAGTCTCCATCTCCAAGCACTAGACCCATCAGGAGGGTGTCAAGAACACCAGAACCTAAGAAGACAAA GGCTTCCACACCAAGTCCGCGATCTGCGAGGCGGGTGTCCTCATCACGATCTGCATCAGGATCACCTGAGCCAGCACCGAAAAAACATCAAGGACCCCCATCTCCTACTCGGTCTTGTTCTCCTTCTGCAAACTGGTCACCTGCAAAAAAGGCTAAAAGCCCAACTCAGAGCCCATCGCCTGCACGG AATTCAGATCAAGAAGGGggtggaaagaagaagaagaaaaagaaggataaGAAgcataaaaaggataaaaagcaCAAGAAACACAAAAAACATAAGAAGGAGAAGGCTGCAGCGGCTGCAACAGCCGCTGCTGTGGCTGCGGCCGATACCACCTCAGCACAGGAAGACCAGGAAGCAGAGGCAGAACCCAAAAAG GAGACGGAAAGTGAACCAGAAGACAACCTGGATGATCTAGAAAAACACCTGCGAGAGAAGGCACTGAGGTCAATGAGGAAGGCGCAAGTGTCCCCACCATCCTAG
- the SRRM1 gene encoding serine/arginine repetitive matrix protein 1 isoform X1, whose protein sequence is MDAGFFRGTSAEQDNRFSNKQKKLLKQLKFAECLEKKVDMSKVNLEVIKPWITKRVTEILGFEDDVVIEFIFNQLEVKNPDSKMMQINLTGFLNGKNAREFMGELWPLLLSAQENIAGIPTAFLELKKEEIKQRQIEQEKLASMKKQDEDKEKRDKEDKDNREKRDRSRSPRRRKSRSPSPRRRSSPVRRERKRSHSRSPHHRTKSRSATPAPEKKEATPEPEPSVKPKETVVQEATPNSDIPKAPKPEPPVPETKENSPERNSKKEREKEKEKTRQRSPTRSKSRSRSRSRSPSHSRPRRRHRSRSRCYSPRRRPSPRRRPSPRRRTPPRRMPPPPRHRRSRSPVRRRRRSSASLSGSSSSSSSSRSRSPPKKPPKRTVSSPPRKTRRLSPSASPPRRRHRPSPPASPPPKPRRSPTPQQSNRARKSRGSISPSRASAPKHKSTEKRESPSPAPKPRKAELSESEEDKGGKMAAADSVQQRRQYRRQNQQSSSDSGSSSSTEEERPKRSNVKNGEVGRRRRHSHSRSPSPSPRKRQKESSPRMQMEKRWQSPVMKSRRRRSPSPPPARRRRSPSPAPPPRRRRSPSLPRRRSPSPPPRRRSPSPRRYSPPIQRRYSPSPPPKRRTASPPPPPKRRASPSPQSKRRVSHSPPPKQRSSPAAKRRSPSISSKHRKGSPPSRSNRETRSPPQNKRHSPSPRPRASHTSASPPPPRRGASASPQRRQSPSPSTRPIRRVSRTPEPKKTKASTPSPRSARRVSSSRSASGSPEPAPKKHQGPPSPTRSCSPSANWSPAKKAKSPTQSPSPARNSDQEGGGKKKKKKKDKKHKKDKKHKKHKKHKKEKAAAAATAAAVAAADTTSAQEDQEAEAEPKKETESEPEDNLDDLEKHLREKALRSMRKAQVSPPS, encoded by the exons GGAACAAGTGCAGAACAGGACAATCGCTTCAGCAACAAGCAGAAGAAGCTGTTGAAGCAGTTGAAATTTGCAGAATGCTTAGAAAAGAAG GTGGACATGAGCAAAGTAAATCTGGAAGTAATCAAACCATGGATAACAAAACGAGTAACAGAAATCCTTGGATTTGAAGATGATGTAGTAATTGAATTTATATTCAACCAGTTGGAAGTGAAG AATCCAGATTCCAAAATGATGCAAATCAACCTGACTGGTTTTTTGAATGGGAAAAATGCTAGGGAGTTCATGGGAGAACTGTGGCCACTGCTGTTAAGTGCACAAGAAAACATTGCTGGTATTCCAACTGCATTTCTGgaactgaagaaggaagaaataaaacagcgaCAG ATAGAGCAAGAGAAACTGGCTTCTATGAAGAAACAAGATGAAGACAAGGAGAAGAGGGATAAGGAAGACaaagacaacagagaaaaaagagacAGATCCAGGAGTCCGAGAAG ACGCAAATCACGATCTCCGTCCCCTCGAAGGAGGTCGTCACCTGTCAGAAGAGAGCGGAAACGCAGCCATTCTCGCTCCCCTCATCACAGAACCAAGAGCCGTAGTGCTACTCCTGCACCGGAAAAGAAAGAGGCAACTCCTGAGCCAGAACCCTCTGTGAAACCAAAGGAGACTGTTGTTCAAGAGGCAACTCCAAACAG TGATATCCCAAAAGCTCCTAAACCTGAACCTCCTGTACCAGAGACTAAGGAAAATTCACCAGAACGTAATtcaaagaaggagagagagaaggaaaaagagaagactcGTCAAAGATCCCCAACACGGTCCAAGTCAAGGTCAAGATCTCGATCGCGTTCTCCATCTCATTCTCGACCAAGAAGGCGTCATAGGTCACGGTCAAG GTGTTACTCCCCTAGAAGGCGACCAAGCCCAAGACGACGGCCATCTCCAAGGAGAAGGACCCCTCCACGGCGAATGCCTCCCCCACCCAGACACAGAAGAAGCAGATCCCCTGTGAGGCG GAGAAGACGGTCATCAGCATCCTTATCTGGCAGtagctcttcctcttcctcctcacgtTCCCGATCACCACCAAAGAAACCACCTAAAAGAACTGTATCCAGTCCTCCTCGTAAAACACGTAGGCTGTCTCCTTCAGCAAGCCCTCCGAGGCGGAGGCACAGACCATCCCCACCAGCAAGTCCACCTCCAAAACCACGTAGGTCGCCAACACCCCAGCAGTCGAATCGTGCAAGAAAAAGCCGTGGCTCCATTTCGCCTAGCAGAGCATCAG CACCCAAACATAAGAGTACTGAAAAAAGAGAATCTCCTTCGCCAGCACCCAAACCAAGGAAAGCAGAACTGTCTGAATCAG aagaagataaaggaggTAAAATGGCTGCAGCAGACTCTGTTCAACAGAGGCGTCAGTACAGAAGGCAAAATCAACAGTCTTCATCTG ATTCTGGTTCTTCGTCTTCAACTGAAGAGGAAAGACCTAAAAGATCCAATGTGAAGAATGGGGAAGTTGGTAGACGCCGACGCCATTCGCATTCACGCAGTCCATCGCCGTCTCCGCGAAAACGACAGAAGGAATCCTCTCCTCG GATGCAGATGGAAAAGAGGTGGCAATCGCCAGTGATGAAAAG TAGGAGGAGGAGAAGTCCATCGCCCCCCCCAGCCAGGCGGCGACGCTCCCCTTCACCTGCCCCTCCTCCTAGGCGGCGGCGGTCGCCTTCATTACCTCGTCGAAG GTCTCCATCACCACCTCCACGCAGACGTTCGCCTTCTCCGCGAAGATACTCCCCACCGATACAGAGACGCTACTCTCCTTCTCCACCACCGAAGAGAAGAacggcttctcctcctcccccacctAAACGAAGGGCATCACCTTCTCCACAGTCAAAACGCAGAGTCTCCCATtcaccaccaccaaaacaaaGGAGCTCGCCAGCCGCTAAAAGGCGTTCACCTTCGATATCTTCCAAGCACAGGAAGGGATCTCCTCCCAGTAGGTCCAATCGGGAAACACGTTCTCCACCACAAAACAAAAGGCATTCACCTTCACCACGGCCTAGAGCTTCTCATACCTCCGCAAGCCCACCACCACCACGACGGGGAGCTTCAGCTTCACCCCAGAGAAGACAGTCTCCATCTCCAAGCACTAGACCCATCAGGAGGGTGTCAAGAACACCAGAACCTAAGAAGACAAA GGCTTCCACACCAAGTCCGCGATCTGCGAGGCGGGTGTCCTCATCACGATCTGCATCAGGATCACCTGAGCCAGCACCGAAAAAACATCAAGGACCCCCATCTCCTACTCGGTCTTGTTCTCCTTCTGCAAACTGGTCACCTGCAAAAAAGGCTAAAAGCCCAACTCAGAGCCCATCGCCTGCACGG AATTCAGATCAAGAAGGGggtggaaagaagaagaagaaaaagaaggataaGAAgcataaaaaggataaaaagcaCAAGAAACACAAAAAACATAAGAAGGAGAAGGCTGCAGCGGCTGCAACAGCCGCTGCTGTGGCTGCGGCCGATACCACCTCAGCACAGGAAGACCAGGAAGCAGAGGCAGAACCCAAAAAG GAGACGGAAAGTGAACCAGAAGACAACCTGGATGATCTAGAAAAACACCTGCGAGAGAAGGCACTGAGGTCAATGAGGAAGGCGCAAGTGTCCCCACCATCCTAG